The following are from one region of the Muntiacus reevesi chromosome 3, mMunRee1.1, whole genome shotgun sequence genome:
- the DOLPP1 gene encoding dolichyldiphosphatase 1 isoform X1 yields the protein MAADGQCSLPASWRPVTLTHVEYPAGDLSGHVLAYLSLSPVFVIVGFVTLIIFKRELHTISFLGGLALNEGVNWLIKHVIQEPRPCGGPHPAVSTKYGMPSSHSQFMWFFSVYSFLFLYLRMHQTNNARFLDLLWRHVLSLGLLTVAFLVSYSRVYLLYHTWSQVLYGGIAGGLMAIAWFVFTQEVLTPLFPRIAAWPISEFFLIRDTSLIPNVLWFEYTVTRAEARNRQRKLGTKLQ from the exons ATGGCAGCGGACGGACAGTGCTCGCTCCCTGCTTCATGGCGGCCGGTGACCCTCACCCACGTCGAATATCCTGCAG GTGACCTCTCTGGCCACGTTCTCGCCTACCTGAGCCTCAGCCCTGTATTTGTCATTGTTGGTTTCGTGACCCTCATTATATTCAAACGGGAGCTGCACACG ATCTCGTTCCTGGGGGGCCTGGCGCTGAACGAGGGGGTCAACTGGCTGATCAAACACGTCATCCAGGAGCCACGACCCTGTGGAG GCCCCCACCCGGCAGTGAGCACCAAGTACGGGATGCCCTCCAGCCACTCCCAGTTTATGTGGTTCTTCTCCGTCtactccttcctttttctttatttaag AATGCACCAAACGAACAACGCCAGGTTCCTGGACTTGCTGTGGAGGCACGTGCTCTCGCTGGGTCTCCTCACTGTGGCCTTTCTAGTCTCCTATAGCAG GGTCTATCTGCTGTACCACACCTGGAGCCAAGTGCTCTATGGGGGCATCGCTGGAGGCCTGATGGCCATCGCCTGGTTCGTTTTCACCCAGGAGGTCCTCACCCCGCTATTCCCTAGGATAGCAGCCTG GCCTATCTCTGAGTTCTTCCTAATCCGAGACACGAGCCTTATTCCCAACGTCCTCTGGTTTGAATACACAGTAACCCGGGCAGAAGCCAG GAACAGACAACGCAAGCTGGGGACGAAGCTGCAGTGA
- the DOLPP1 gene encoding dolichyldiphosphatase 1 isoform X2 codes for MAADGQCSLPASWRPVTLTHVEYPAGDLSGHVLAYLSLSPVFVIVGFVTLIIFKRELHTISFLGGLALNEGVNWLIKHVIQEPRPCGGPHPAVSTKYGMPSSHSQFMWFFSVYSFLFLYLRMHQTNNARFLDLLWRHVLSLGLLTVAFLVSYSRPISEFFLIRDTSLIPNVLWFEYTVTRAEARNRQRKLGTKLQ; via the exons ATGGCAGCGGACGGACAGTGCTCGCTCCCTGCTTCATGGCGGCCGGTGACCCTCACCCACGTCGAATATCCTGCAG GTGACCTCTCTGGCCACGTTCTCGCCTACCTGAGCCTCAGCCCTGTATTTGTCATTGTTGGTTTCGTGACCCTCATTATATTCAAACGGGAGCTGCACACG ATCTCGTTCCTGGGGGGCCTGGCGCTGAACGAGGGGGTCAACTGGCTGATCAAACACGTCATCCAGGAGCCACGACCCTGTGGAG GCCCCCACCCGGCAGTGAGCACCAAGTACGGGATGCCCTCCAGCCACTCCCAGTTTATGTGGTTCTTCTCCGTCtactccttcctttttctttatttaag AATGCACCAAACGAACAACGCCAGGTTCCTGGACTTGCTGTGGAGGCACGTGCTCTCGCTGGGTCTCCTCACTGTGGCCTTTCTAGTCTCCTATAGCAG GCCTATCTCTGAGTTCTTCCTAATCCGAGACACGAGCCTTATTCCCAACGTCCTCTGGTTTGAATACACAGTAACCCGGGCAGAAGCCAG GAACAGACAACGCAAGCTGGGGACGAAGCTGCAGTGA